In Rahnella aquatilis CIP 78.65 = ATCC 33071, one DNA window encodes the following:
- the gmk gene encoding guanylate kinase, whose protein sequence is MVQGTLYIVSAPSGAGKSSLIQALLKTQPLYDTQVSISHTTRAIRPGEKDGEHYFFVDKEAFREMIEHDAFLEHAEVFGNYYGTSRETIEQILASGVDVFLDIDWQGAQQIRKKMPQARSIFVLPPSKDELDRRLRGRGQDSEEVIAKRMAQAVAEMTHFAEYDYLIVNDDFDLALSDLKTIIRAERLRLSRQRLRHDGLITKLLAD, encoded by the coding sequence ATGGTTCAAGGCACGCTATATATTGTCTCCGCCCCTAGTGGAGCAGGCAAATCAAGTCTGATTCAGGCTTTACTTAAAACACAACCGCTCTACGACACACAGGTTTCTATTTCTCATACGACCCGTGCTATACGTCCGGGCGAGAAAGATGGCGAGCATTACTTCTTTGTCGATAAAGAAGCGTTTCGCGAGATGATTGAACATGATGCCTTTTTAGAACACGCCGAAGTTTTTGGTAATTATTACGGGACTTCGCGTGAAACCATTGAGCAGATTTTAGCGTCGGGTGTGGATGTTTTTCTGGATATTGACTGGCAGGGCGCGCAGCAAATCCGAAAAAAAATGCCGCAGGCTCGCAGTATCTTTGTCTTGCCGCCATCGAAAGATGAGCTAGACCGCCGCCTGCGTGGCCGCGGGCAAGACAGCGAAGAAGTTATCGCCAAACGTATGGCACAAGCTGTGGCTGAAATGACACACTTTGCCGAATACGACTATTTAATCGTGAATGATGATTTTGATCTGGCTTTATCGGATTTAAAAACCATTATTCGCGCTGAACGTCTGCGTCTGAGCCGTCAGCGGCTCCGTCATGACGGATTAATCACCAAACTATTGGCAGACTGA
- the rpoZ gene encoding DNA-directed RNA polymerase subunit omega, whose translation MARVTVQDAVEKIGNRFDLVLVAARRARQLQSGGKDPLVAEENDKFTVIALREIEEGLITNQILDVRDRQEQQEQEAAEIQAVTAIAEGRR comes from the coding sequence ATGGCACGCGTAACTGTTCAAGACGCTGTTGAAAAAATTGGTAACCGTTTTGACCTGGTGTTGGTGGCTGCTCGTCGCGCACGCCAGCTGCAATCTGGTGGTAAAGATCCACTGGTCGCTGAAGAAAACGATAAATTCACTGTCATTGCCCTGCGCGAAATCGAAGAAGGCCTGATCACCAATCAGATCCTCGACGTTCGTGACCGTCAGGAGCAACAAGAGCAGGAAGCCGCAGAGATTCAGGCAGTGACTGCCATCGCTGAAGGCCGTCGTTAA
- the spoT gene encoding bifunctional GTP diphosphokinase/guanosine-3',5'-bis pyrophosphate 3'-pyrophosphohydrolase, protein MYIFESLNQLIQKYLPEEQIKRLVQAYLVARDAHEGQTRSSGEPYITHPVAVACILAEMRLDHETLMAALLHDVIEDTPATYQDMEQLFGKSVAELVEGVSKLDKLKFRDKKEAQAENFRKMVMAMVQDIRVILIKLADRTHNMRTLGSLRPDKRRRIARETLEIYSPLAHRLGIHHLKTELEELGFEALYPNRYRVIKEVVKAARGNRKEMIQKILSEIEGRLTEAGIQCRVSGREKHLYSIYCKMHLKEQRFHSIMDIYAFRVIVKELDTCYRVLGQAHSLYKPRPGRVKDYIAIPKANGYQSLHTSLIGPHGVPVEVQIRTEDMDQMAEMGVAAHWAYKENSETSTTAQIRAQRWLQSLLELQQSAGNSFEFIESVKSDLFPDEIYVFTPEGRIVELPAGATPVDFAYAVHTDIGHACVGARVDRQPYPLSQPLTSGQTIEIITAPGARPNAAWLNFVVSSRARAKIRQMLKNLKRDDSVSLGRRLLNHALGAGKKLSDIPPENIKNELDRMKLAAMDDLLAEIGLGNAMSVVVAKNLMGDQSSMASSGTRNLPIKGADGVLITFAKCCRPIPGDPIIAHVSPGKGLVIHHESCRNIRGYQKEPEKFMAVDWDDHQETDQEFIAEIKVDMFNHQGALANLTAAINAAQSNIQSLSTEEKDGRVYSAFIRLTTRDRVHLANIMRKIRIMPDVIKVTRNRN, encoded by the coding sequence TTGTATATCTTTGAAAGCCTGAATCAACTGATTCAAAAATACCTGCCGGAGGAGCAAATTAAGCGCCTCGTGCAGGCTTACCTCGTGGCGCGGGATGCGCACGAGGGGCAGACACGTTCCAGCGGTGAGCCGTATATTACTCACCCGGTGGCCGTGGCATGTATTTTGGCTGAAATGAGGCTCGATCACGAGACTCTGATGGCGGCGTTATTACACGACGTTATCGAAGACACGCCTGCAACTTACCAGGATATGGAACAACTGTTTGGCAAAAGCGTTGCTGAGCTGGTTGAAGGCGTTTCAAAGTTAGACAAGCTGAAATTCCGCGATAAGAAAGAAGCGCAGGCGGAAAACTTCCGCAAAATGGTCATGGCAATGGTGCAAGACATCCGCGTCATCCTGATCAAACTCGCTGACCGTACCCATAACATGCGCACACTGGGCTCTTTGCGCCCGGATAAACGTCGCCGCATTGCCCGCGAAACGCTGGAAATTTACAGCCCGCTGGCGCACCGTTTGGGTATTCATCACCTGAAAACCGAGCTCGAAGAGCTAGGCTTCGAAGCCCTCTATCCAAACCGTTATCGCGTCATCAAAGAAGTGGTGAAAGCCGCACGTGGTAATCGTAAAGAGATGATTCAGAAAATCCTCTCTGAGATAGAAGGCCGTTTGACCGAAGCGGGTATTCAGTGCCGTGTCAGTGGTCGCGAAAAACACCTGTATTCTATCTATTGCAAAATGCACCTGAAGGAACAGCGTTTCCATTCCATTATGGATATCTACGCCTTCCGGGTGATCGTTAAAGAACTCGATACCTGTTATCGCGTGTTAGGACAGGCACATAGCTTGTACAAACCGCGTCCGGGTCGGGTTAAAGATTACATTGCCATCCCCAAAGCCAACGGCTATCAATCTTTGCATACTTCGCTAATCGGCCCGCATGGTGTGCCGGTTGAAGTGCAGATCCGTACTGAAGATATGGATCAGATGGCGGAAATGGGGGTTGCGGCGCACTGGGCTTATAAAGAGAACAGTGAAACCAGCACCACGGCGCAGATCCGCGCTCAACGTTGGTTACAGAGTCTGCTCGAACTGCAACAAAGTGCGGGTAACTCCTTTGAATTTATTGAGAGCGTAAAATCGGATCTGTTTCCGGACGAGATTTACGTCTTTACGCCGGAAGGTCGTATTGTCGAATTGCCTGCGGGCGCGACACCGGTCGACTTTGCTTACGCCGTGCATACCGATATCGGCCATGCCTGTGTCGGCGCGCGCGTAGACCGACAGCCTTATCCGCTCTCGCAACCGCTGACCAGCGGACAGACCATCGAAATCATTACCGCACCGGGCGCCCGTCCGAATGCCGCCTGGCTGAACTTTGTCGTCAGCTCGCGCGCTCGTGCAAAAATTCGCCAGATGCTTAAAAACCTGAAACGTGATGATTCCGTTTCACTAGGCCGTCGCCTGCTGAATCATGCGCTGGGTGCCGGTAAAAAGCTCTCCGATATTCCGCCGGAAAATATCAAAAACGAGCTGGATCGCATGAAGCTCGCCGCGATGGATGACCTGCTGGCTGAAATCGGCCTCGGCAATGCCATGAGCGTGGTAGTTGCCAAAAATCTGATGGGTGACCAGTCTTCAATGGCCTCGTCAGGTACCCGTAATCTGCCGATTAAAGGCGCAGATGGCGTGCTGATTACGTTCGCGAAATGCTGCCGTCCGATCCCCGGCGACCCGATTATTGCGCACGTCAGTCCGGGAAAAGGACTGGTGATCCACCATGAATCCTGCCGTAATATTCGCGGTTATCAGAAAGAACCTGAGAAATTCATGGCCGTTGACTGGGATGACCATCAGGAAACTGATCAGGAATTTATCGCTGAAATCAAAGTCGATATGTTCAACCATCAGGGCGCTCTGGCGAACCTGACCGCTGCGATCAATGCCGCACAATCGAACATTCAGAGTCTGAGCACCGAAGAAAAAGACGGTCGCGTCTACAGCGCCTTTATCCGCCTGACGACCCGCGATCGCGTTCATCTGGCGAACATCATGCGTAAAATTCGTATCATGCCGGACGTCATCAAAGTTACCCGCAACCGAAACTGA
- the trmH gene encoding tRNA (guanosine(18)-2'-O)-methyltransferase TrmH has translation MTPERYARIREMLAARQPDLTVCMEQVHKPHNVSAVIRTADAVGVHEIHAVWPTTRMKTLVSSAAGSNSWVQVRTHKTIQDAVAKMKAKGMQILATNLSEKAVDFRAIDYTRPTCILLGQEKTGITPEALALADSDIIIPMIGMVQSLNVSVASALILYEAQRQRENAGMYRRDSSLLSEKEQQRLLFEGGYPVLSNVAKRKKLPRPFIDDHGQIIANDEWWSAMQMTVKKR, from the coding sequence ATGACCCCAGAACGTTATGCACGCATCCGCGAAATGCTTGCGGCCCGACAACCAGACCTGACGGTCTGCATGGAGCAGGTGCATAAGCCGCATAACGTTTCTGCCGTCATCCGCACGGCAGACGCCGTCGGCGTTCATGAAATTCATGCTGTCTGGCCAACCACCCGGATGAAGACGCTGGTTTCTTCGGCGGCGGGCAGCAACAGCTGGGTTCAGGTCCGAACGCACAAAACTATTCAGGATGCCGTCGCCAAAATGAAAGCGAAAGGCATGCAAATCCTGGCAACAAACTTGTCAGAGAAAGCCGTCGACTTCCGCGCGATTGATTACACCCGTCCGACCTGTATTTTGCTGGGTCAGGAAAAAACCGGGATCACGCCTGAAGCGTTAGCACTGGCAGACAGCGATATCATCATTCCAATGATCGGTATGGTGCAATCACTGAACGTCTCTGTTGCCTCGGCACTTATCCTTTACGAAGCCCAGCGCCAGCGCGAAAATGCAGGTATGTATCGCCGTGACAGCAGCCTGCTGAGCGAGAAAGAACAGCAGCGACTACTGTTTGAAGGGGGTTATCCGGTTCTGTCGAATGTGGCGAAGCGAAAGAAGCTTCCCCGCCCTTTCATTGACGATCACGGGCAAATCATTGCCAATGATGAATGGTGGTCGGCAATGCAAATGACGGTTAAAAAAAGATGA
- the recG gene encoding ATP-dependent DNA helicase RecG, with translation MKGRLLDAIPLTSLSGVGASQADKLTKLGLETIQDLLLHLPLRYEDRTRLYTINDLQPGIFATIEGEVLRSDISFGRRRMLTCQISDGTGMVTLRFFNFNAAMKNSLAAGRRVTAYGEIKRGTIGAEIIHPEYRIQGENSEVVLQESLTPVYPTTEGIRQATLRKLTDQALELLDTVPIAELLPEELSRSLIPLPQALHLLHRPPPDIQLADLEKGHHPAQRRLIMEELLAHNLSMLAVRAGTQSYKALPLHHDDRLKNQFLASLPFSPTGAQQRVVAEIEQDLAKSYPMMRLVQGDVGSGKTLVAALAALCAIAQGQQVGLMAPTELLAEQHANNFRQWFEPLGIQVGWLAGKQKGKARQAQQDAIASGQVSMVVGTHAIFQEQVLFSSLSLVIIDEQHRFGVHQRLALWEKGLQQGFHPHQLIMTATPIPRTLAMTAYADLDTSVIDELPPGRTPVTTVAIPDTRRSDIISRVKSACEQENRQAYWVCTLIEESEMLEAQAAEATWEGLKEALPALNIGLVHGRMKAQEKQAVMQAFKQGEVQLLVATTVIEVGVDVPNASLMIIENPERLGLAQLHQLRGRVGRGAVASHCVLLYKTPLSKTAQKRLQVLRDSNDGFVIAQQDLEIRGPGELLGTRQTGSAEFKVADLLRDQAMIPDVQRIARYLQQQFPDHAKALIERWLPERVRYTNA, from the coding sequence ATGAAAGGCCGCCTGCTCGACGCCATCCCGCTGACGTCGCTTTCCGGCGTCGGAGCCAGTCAGGCAGATAAACTCACCAAACTCGGCCTTGAAACTATTCAGGATTTACTGCTTCATCTTCCTTTACGCTATGAAGATCGTACCCGCCTTTACACCATCAATGATTTGCAGCCCGGTATTTTCGCCACCATAGAAGGCGAAGTCCTGCGCAGCGATATCAGTTTTGGTCGCCGCAGAATGCTGACCTGTCAGATAAGCGACGGTACCGGCATGGTGACATTACGCTTCTTCAACTTTAACGCCGCGATGAAAAACAGTCTGGCCGCAGGCCGTCGTGTCACTGCTTATGGTGAAATCAAACGCGGCACAATCGGCGCAGAAATCATTCATCCGGAATACCGCATTCAGGGTGAAAACAGCGAAGTGGTTTTGCAGGAATCGCTGACACCGGTTTACCCGACAACAGAAGGCATTCGTCAGGCAACGCTGCGTAAACTGACCGATCAGGCACTTGAACTGCTCGACACCGTACCTATCGCCGAACTGTTGCCAGAGGAACTGAGCCGGTCGCTGATCCCGCTTCCTCAGGCGCTGCATTTGCTACACCGTCCGCCGCCAGATATCCAGCTTGCAGACCTTGAAAAAGGTCATCATCCGGCTCAGCGTCGCCTGATTATGGAAGAGTTGCTGGCACACAATCTTAGTATGCTGGCCGTCCGTGCCGGTACACAAAGTTATAAAGCCCTGCCGTTGCATCATGATGATCGGTTGAAAAATCAGTTTCTCGCGTCCCTTCCTTTCAGTCCGACCGGTGCACAACAGCGCGTGGTAGCTGAAATCGAGCAGGACTTAGCGAAAAGTTATCCGATGATGCGCCTGGTTCAGGGCGACGTCGGTTCAGGTAAAACACTGGTGGCAGCCCTTGCCGCACTTTGCGCTATCGCACAGGGGCAGCAGGTCGGATTAATGGCACCGACAGAATTGCTGGCCGAACAGCATGCGAATAATTTCCGTCAGTGGTTTGAACCGCTGGGCATTCAGGTCGGCTGGCTGGCGGGTAAACAAAAGGGTAAAGCCCGGCAGGCGCAGCAGGATGCGATCGCCAGCGGACAGGTTTCGATGGTGGTGGGGACGCACGCTATCTTTCAGGAACAGGTTTTGTTCTCCTCACTGTCGCTGGTCATTATCGATGAACAACACCGTTTCGGTGTGCACCAGCGTCTGGCGTTGTGGGAAAAAGGTTTGCAACAGGGCTTCCACCCGCATCAGCTGATCATGACCGCCACGCCGATCCCACGCACACTGGCAATGACCGCTTACGCTGATCTCGATACCTCAGTGATCGACGAACTCCCGCCAGGCCGCACGCCGGTGACCACTGTTGCCATTCCGGACACCCGTCGCAGCGACATTATCAGCCGCGTCAAAAGTGCCTGCGAGCAGGAAAATCGTCAGGCTTATTGGGTTTGTACACTGATTGAAGAATCAGAAATGCTGGAGGCTCAGGCCGCTGAAGCCACATGGGAAGGCCTGAAAGAGGCGCTTCCGGCGCTGAATATCGGGCTGGTTCATGGTCGCATGAAAGCCCAGGAAAAGCAGGCCGTTATGCAGGCGTTCAAACAAGGGGAAGTGCAGCTTCTGGTGGCAACGACTGTCATTGAAGTCGGTGTTGACGTCCCGAATGCCAGCCTGATGATTATCGAAAACCCGGAGCGTTTAGGGTTGGCGCAGTTGCATCAGTTACGCGGACGCGTTGGCCGTGGCGCCGTTGCTTCTCACTGTGTGTTGCTCTACAAAACGCCGCTCAGCAAAACAGCGCAGAAACGTTTGCAGGTTTTACGCGACAGCAACGACGGCTTCGTTATTGCTCAGCAGGATTTAGAAATCCGCGGGCCGGGCGAGCTGCTGGGTACGCGCCAGACAGGCAGTGCCGAGTTTAAAGTCGCTGACTTATTACGTGATCAGGCGATGATCCCGGATGTACAGCGCATCGCCCGTTATCTGCAGCAACAATTCCCTGACCATGCCAAAGCCCTGATTGAGCGCTGGCTGCCAGAACGCGTCCGCTATACCAACGCCTGA
- a CDS encoding PTS cellobiose transporter subunit IIC encodes MSISQSLFTFIEQKISPFAARLSSQRHVMAVRDGFISAMPFMIVGSFLLVFVHPPFSPESSWGFARSWLALSAKYEVQILTPFNMTMGIMSIYISASIAYNLARSYKLDPFMTAMLALMSFLLVAAPQIDEKMSTAALGGVGIFTAILVAIYVTELTRLLKKYNIGIRLPEQVPSNIKHSFDLLIPIVAVVVTLFPLSLLIQSGFDMLLPQAIMALFEPLISAADSLPAVLLAVLICHLLWFAGIHGSAIVSGMLQAFWLTNLGLNQTDLAAGLPMTHIMTEAFWNFLIVIGGSGATIGLVLLFCRSKSAHLRTMGKLSLVPSCFNINEPVIFGTPIVMNPVFFIPFLLAPMVNAVIAYLAVSTDILPHMISLVPWTSPAPIGAAWAMGWDFKVSVLVILLMALSMVIYYPFFKVYEKQLLTQEKAAEAEQMFTEKADAAQ; translated from the coding sequence ATGAGTATCAGCCAATCCCTCTTTACCTTTATAGAACAGAAAATCAGCCCCTTTGCCGCCCGGCTGTCCTCTCAGCGACATGTCATGGCGGTGCGCGACGGCTTTATTTCAGCAATGCCGTTTATGATTGTTGGATCATTTTTATTGGTTTTCGTGCATCCACCCTTTTCGCCTGAATCATCATGGGGTTTCGCAAGAAGCTGGCTGGCGCTCTCGGCAAAATATGAAGTGCAGATCCTGACGCCGTTCAATATGACGATGGGTATCATGTCTATCTATATCTCGGCATCGATCGCCTACAATCTGGCAAGAAGTTACAAACTTGACCCGTTCATGACCGCCATGCTGGCGCTGATGTCTTTCCTGCTGGTCGCAGCACCGCAGATTGATGAAAAGATGTCGACAGCAGCGCTGGGCGGCGTGGGGATCTTTACCGCCATTCTGGTGGCAATTTATGTCACCGAGCTGACGCGATTACTGAAAAAATACAATATTGGTATCCGTTTACCCGAACAGGTGCCTTCAAACATCAAGCATTCGTTTGATTTGCTGATCCCGATTGTTGCCGTGGTGGTGACACTTTTCCCGCTGAGCCTGCTGATACAATCAGGGTTTGATATGTTGTTGCCACAGGCGATTATGGCGCTGTTCGAACCACTGATTTCTGCCGCCGACTCGCTGCCTGCTGTACTTCTCGCCGTGCTGATTTGCCATCTGCTGTGGTTTGCCGGTATTCATGGCTCGGCCATTGTTTCCGGCATGCTGCAGGCTTTTTGGTTAACCAATCTCGGCCTGAATCAGACAGATCTCGCCGCCGGTTTACCGATGACACACATCATGACCGAGGCATTCTGGAATTTTCTGATTGTGATTGGCGGGTCCGGTGCAACCATAGGGCTGGTGCTGCTGTTTTGTCGCAGCAAGTCAGCACACCTGCGCACGATGGGAAAACTCAGCCTGGTGCCAAGCTGTTTCAATATCAATGAACCGGTGATTTTCGGCACGCCTATCGTGATGAACCCGGTCTTTTTCATCCCCTTCCTGCTGGCACCGATGGTCAACGCCGTCATCGCCTATTTAGCCGTTTCGACGGATATTCTTCCGCACATGATTTCACTGGTTCCGTGGACATCTCCGGCGCCGATTGGTGCGGCATGGGCAATGGGCTGGGATTTCAAAGTGTCGGTTCTGGTCATCCTGCTGATGGCGTTGTCGATGGTAATTTATTATCCATTCTTCAAAGTCTACGAGAAGCAGTTACTGACCCAGGAGAAAGCCGCTGAGGCCGAACAGATGTTCACTGAAAAGGCGGATGCGGCACAATAA
- the gltS gene encoding sodium/glutamate symporter — translation MIQLDTYGTLVAATLVLLLGRKCVQSVKFLKKYTIPEPVAGGLLVALLLLIANQMFGWEVGFDMSLKEPLMLAFFATIGLNANLASLRAGGKSLFLLVFIVVGLLLLQNAIGIGMAKMLGLDPLMGLLAGSITLSGGHGTGAAWSKLFIERYGFENATEVAMACATFGLVLGGIIGGPVARYLVSHSSTPQGTPEDTVDPSAFEKPSIGRMITPLVMVETIALIAICLMAGTHISGLLQGSAFEIPTFVCVLFVGVILSNMLAWLGFYRVFDRAVSVLGNVSLSLFLAMALMSLKLWEMASLAVPMMAILIVQTLAMALYAIFVTYRVMGKNYDAAVLAAGHCGFGLGATPTAIANMQAITNQFGPSHLAFLVVPMVGAFFIDIANAIVIKLYLMLPIFPAIS, via the coding sequence ATGATTCAACTCGATACCTACGGCACACTGGTTGCCGCCACACTGGTACTCCTTTTAGGACGGAAATGCGTTCAGTCGGTCAAATTCCTCAAAAAATACACCATTCCTGAACCCGTTGCCGGTGGTTTGCTGGTCGCTTTGCTGTTGCTGATCGCCAATCAGATGTTCGGCTGGGAAGTCGGTTTCGACATGTCTTTAAAAGAGCCACTGATGCTGGCCTTCTTCGCAACCATTGGCCTTAATGCCAATCTTGCAAGCCTGCGGGCAGGCGGAAAATCCCTGTTTCTGCTGGTGTTTATTGTCGTGGGTTTACTGCTTTTACAAAATGCCATTGGTATCGGTATGGCGAAAATGCTGGGGCTGGACCCGCTGATGGGTTTGCTGGCGGGGTCGATTACCCTTTCAGGCGGCCACGGCACCGGCGCGGCATGGAGCAAGCTGTTTATCGAGCGTTATGGTTTTGAAAATGCGACGGAAGTCGCGATGGCTTGCGCGACCTTTGGTCTGGTGCTCGGCGGCATTATTGGCGGCCCGGTAGCGCGCTATCTGGTGAGCCATTCTTCCACACCTCAAGGCACACCTGAAGATACGGTCGATCCGAGCGCATTTGAGAAACCGTCGATTGGCAGGATGATCACGCCACTGGTGATGGTGGAAACCATCGCGCTGATTGCGATCTGCCTGATGGCGGGGACGCACATCTCCGGCCTGTTGCAAGGCTCGGCATTTGAAATTCCAACCTTTGTCTGCGTGCTCTTTGTCGGTGTGATCCTGAGTAATATGCTGGCATGGCTCGGTTTTTACCGTGTCTTCGACCGTGCAGTATCCGTGCTGGGCAACGTCAGTTTATCGCTGTTCCTCGCCATGGCATTGATGAGCCTTAAGTTGTGGGAGATGGCGTCACTCGCGGTGCCGATGATGGCGATTCTTATCGTACAAACCCTTGCAATGGCACTTTACGCGATTTTCGTGACTTATCGCGTGATGGGGAAAAACTACGACGCGGCGGTGCTGGCGGCAGGGCACTGTGGTTTCGGGCTGGGTGCCACCCCGACGGCCATTGCCAATATGCAGGCGATCACCAACCAGTTCGGGCCTTCGCATCTTGCGTTTCTGGTGGTGCCGATGGTGGGCGCATTCTTCATCGATATTGCCAATGCGATTGTGATTAAACTCTATCTGATGCTGCCGATATTCCCGGCCATCAGCTAA
- a CDS encoding nucleobase:cation symporter-2 family protein, which produces MSSQPAEQETQQPDLSRQQKSELIYRLEDRPPLPQTLFAACQHLLAMFVAVITPALLICQALGLPAQDTQHIISMSLFASGLASILQIKTWGPVGSGLLSIQGTSFNFVAPLIMGGMALKNGGADVPTMMAALFGTLMLASCTEIILSRFLHLARRIITPLVSGIVVMIIGLSLIQVGLTSIGGGYAAMSDHTFGAPKNLLLAAVVLVVIVLLNRQRNPYLRVASLVIAMAVGYLVAWMTGMLPTVAPAAQGNWITLPTPLYYGLGFDWNLLIPLMLIFMVTSLETIGDITATSDVSEQPVSGPLYMKRIKGGVLANGLNSMLSAVFNTFPNSCFGQNNGVIQLTGVASRYVGFVVALMLILLGLFPAVAGFVQHIPEPVLGGATIVMFGTIAASGVRIVSRERLNRRAIMIMALSLAVGMGVSQQPLILQFAPDWLKTLLSSGIAAGGITAIVLNLVFPHEK; this is translated from the coding sequence ATGAGTTCGCAACCCGCAGAACAAGAAACACAGCAACCCGATCTCTCCCGCCAGCAAAAAAGTGAACTGATTTACCGGCTCGAGGACCGCCCGCCTTTACCTCAGACGTTATTCGCCGCCTGTCAGCACCTGCTGGCGATGTTTGTTGCGGTAATCACACCGGCATTACTGATTTGTCAGGCGCTGGGTTTACCTGCGCAGGACACGCAGCACATCATCAGCATGTCGCTGTTCGCCTCTGGCCTGGCGTCTATTTTGCAGATTAAAACCTGGGGGCCGGTCGGCTCAGGTTTACTTTCGATTCAGGGCACCAGCTTTAACTTTGTCGCTCCGCTTATCATGGGCGGGATGGCGCTGAAAAATGGCGGTGCGGATGTGCCGACCATGATGGCGGCGCTGTTCGGCACGCTGATGCTGGCTTCCTGTACCGAAATCATTCTTTCCCGTTTCCTGCATCTCGCGCGCCGCATTATTACGCCGCTGGTTTCCGGCATCGTGGTAATGATTATCGGGCTGTCACTGATTCAGGTCGGGCTGACATCTATCGGCGGCGGATATGCAGCCATGAGCGATCACACTTTCGGCGCACCGAAAAATCTGCTGCTGGCCGCCGTCGTGCTGGTGGTGATTGTTCTGCTAAACCGTCAACGTAATCCTTACCTGCGCGTGGCATCTCTGGTTATCGCGATGGCTGTGGGTTATCTGGTGGCCTGGATGACGGGCATGTTGCCAACCGTCGCGCCAGCCGCGCAAGGTAACTGGATAACATTACCGACGCCGCTGTATTACGGGCTGGGTTTTGACTGGAATCTGCTGATCCCGCTGATGCTGATTTTCATGGTGACATCGCTGGAAACCATCGGTGATATTACGGCCACTTCAGACGTTTCTGAGCAGCCAGTCAGCGGCCCGCTTTACATGAAGCGCATCAAAGGCGGCGTGCTGGCCAATGGCCTGAACTCGATGCTTTCTGCGGTATTTAACACCTTCCCGAATTCCTGCTTCGGACAAAACAACGGCGTCATTCAGCTGACCGGCGTTGCCAGCCGTTATGTCGGTTTTGTGGTCGCGCTGATGCTGATTCTCCTCGGGCTGTTCCCTGCCGTTGCAGGCTTTGTGCAGCATATTCCTGAACCGGTGCTGGGTGGCGCCACCATCGTGATGTTCGGTACCATTGCCGCTTCGGGTGTGCGTATTGTTTCCCGCGAGCGTCTGAACCGCCGCGCGATTATGATCATGGCGCTTTCTCTCGCTGTCGGTATGGGTGTTTCCCAGCAACCGCTGATCCTGCAATTCGCGCCAGACTGGCTGAAAACCCTTCTCTCTTCTGGCATTGCGGCAGGCGGCATTACTGCGATTGTTCTGAATCTGGTTTTCCCTCACGAAAAGTAA